The Candidatus Nanosynbacter featherlites DNA window AAACTTCGTAGCCGTTGTTCAGTTTCACGCGGGCAACTTTACGCAGCGCTGAGTTTGGTTTCTTTGGCGTCTTGGTCGTCACACGCACACACACACCACGCTTGAGCGGTGCATTTTGGTCGTAGTAACGCGTTTTCAGGGCGTTATGAATGCGACCCAGTGCTGGTGACTTGGACTTTTTCTTAGCCGTTTGGCGCGGTTTACGCACCAATTGGTTGATAGTTGGCATCCAATTTCTCCTTGGTTGATTTACTAATACTGGCGATATTCGCCTAATGGCTCTAGCGGGCTGGTGCGGCATTGACACGAAAAAACCAGCTTCTCTTAGCGCCTACGGCTTGGATTCAGCAACTCCGCCCCGTGTCTATACCTTTTCTGCCGAGCATGCAGCCTGTACACATTCAAACCACCGCTTGCCCCGAAAAGAGGAAACTCTGGGACAATTTTACCACACATAACCTAAAAAATCTACTGGTTTTTAACTCGAGCGTCAATCTCTTCCAGGACGCCCTTCCACCAGGCCATATTGTCTTGGGAAGCGTGGACTGAATCCATAACCTTGAAGCCCACTACTGACATACCAGCCGCGCCCAATCGTTGCACCAATCGTTCATTATCTCCGATGGGGCTTACTTTGTCAGCATCAGTGGCACTCACTGTCACCACTGCTTCGCGCAGCGATCGATGCCTGGCGCTCATCAAATCACTGATAATATCATTTTTAGGATAGGTGATAGCTCGAGGATATTGCCACAGACCAGATGGCCGTTGCAGTACCATTTTTGGTAGCAATAATGGGTCTTCGTCGCGGCATCGAGCTGCCCAATCAGGATTTGCAGCGATAGTCTCTGTCAATTTATCACCACCGTGAGCAAGAAAACGCATGACTAATGTGGCCATGGTTTTAGCCTGACTAGTCTTTTTGCTTATCAATGGCGTTTCAAGTAAGTCTAGTTGTGATAAGCTCACTTCCCCTGGCG harbors:
- the rpsL gene encoding 30S ribosomal protein S12; this translates as MPTINQLVRKPRQTAKKKSKSPALGRIHNALKTRYYDQNAPLKRGVCVRVTTKTPKKPNSALRKVARVKLNNGYEVWAYIGGEGHNLQEHAVVLIRGGRVPDLPGVRYHIVRGALDLQGVNNRKRGRSKYGTKKGDK